The following nucleotide sequence is from Synechococcus sp. KORDI-52.
CGTGCCACCTCGTTGGGATGGAACATCAGAGGATCTTTCTGATCGCTGCGATATTCAGGGTTCAGCTTGCGGGGATTGAAGGGTGGATTGAGATTGCGAGGGTCTGTGTTGGTGTACCGGTAAACAGATGCACGAGAACGATTGAGAGATTTCTGAACATCGTCAATTCCCACTAATGCTTCAGCTTGCTGATTAGCTTGGATTGAATCCATGGAAATTTCTGCCGGTTGCTGAACACTTGACGCCACAGATTCAACGGGGCGAGGAAACATGAGACGTGCCTAGGACAGTCTGGATTGAGCTGGACGGTAGCAGCCGAGACTCAGGGCGGACAGGGGAATTCCGGCAAAACAGACACTTCCGCGATCGGCATGCTCACCCTGAGCGGTGATAACTTCCAAATTCCAATTTCTTGCAAGCAATGCGCGTCTCCCGCCTGCTGCTGGTGACGCTTCGGGATGTTCCCGCCGAAGCGGAGATCACTTCGCATCAGTTGCTGTTACGAGCTGGATACATCCGCCGCGTTGGATCAGGGATCTACGCCTATCTGCCGCTTATGTGGAAAGTGCTGCAGAAAATCACTGCCGTTGTGCGAGAGGAGATGAACCGAAGTGGCGCCCAGGAAACCCTGCTTCCACAGCTGCACCCTGCAGAGCTTTGGCAGAGAAGTGGTCGCTGGCAGGGCTACACCGCTGGCGAAGGCATCATGTTCCACCTCGAAGACCGACAAGGCCGCGAACTGGGGCTTGGCCCAACCCATGAAGAGGTGATCACCAACCTGGCGGGCGAGCTTTTGCGGTCATACCGGCAGCTCCCGGTGAACCTCTATCAGATCCAGACCAAATTCCGCGATGAGATCCGTCCCCGCTTTGGCCTGATGCGGGGTCGCGAATTCATCATGAAGGATGCGTACTCCTTCCATGCCAGCGAAGCGGATCTACGCGAGACCTATGGCCTGATGGATCAGGCCTATCGCCGCATCTTTGAACGATGTGGCCTCGAGGCTGTCCCCGTCGATGCTGACAGCGGAGCCATCGGCGGAGCTGCCTCCCAGGAATTCATGGTGACGGCGGATGCCGGTGAAGACCTGATCCTGATCAGCGATGACGGTCAGTACGCCGCCAACCAAGAGAAAGCTGTTTCGATCCCGGCAGCGGCGTCTCCTCTCCCCGATGGCCCGGAGGAATTGATTCCAACCCCTGGTTTGGGCAGCATCGAGAGCCTCTGCGACGCCAAAGGCTGGGATCCGAGCCAAGTGGTGAAGGTGCTGCTCTTCGTGGCGACCTTGGACGACGACACCCTGCAGCCCCTGTTGGTGAGCCTCCGTGGTGACCAGGAGCTCAACCCCACCAAGGTCCTGAACGCCGTCAGCCGCATCCTGAACAAGGGTGTTCTCGATTGCCGCCCGCTCACTCCAGACGACAGCAACCGTCAGCAGATTGATCCGATCCCCTTCGGTTCCATCGGACCCGACCTCTCCGATGATGTCCTGCAGGGAGCCAAGACCTGGGAACCGACATTCCTACGCCTGGCGGACGCAACCGCCAGCGAACTCAGCACCTTCATCTGTGGTGCCAACAGCCCCGATCTGCACCGTATCAACACCAGCTGGGCCGCCGTCGAGCAGACACCGACCAGCCTGGATCTACGCAATGCACTGGCGGGCGACGTCTGCCAACACAACCCGGAATCACGGCTGACGGAAAAAAGGGGCATCGAAGTCGGCCACATTTTCCAGTTGGGTCGGAAATATTCCGAAGCCATGGAAAGTCGCTTCACCAACGAGAACGGCAAAACCGAACCGTTCTGGATGGGGTGTTACGGAATCGGTGTCTCCAGGCTGGCGCAGGCTGCCGTTGAACAACATCACGATGACAGTGGCATCTGCTGGCCGACCGCCATCGCCCCCTTCGAGGCCATCGTGGTCGTCGCCAACATCCAGGATGAAACCCAGTCGCAGCTTGGAGAAGCGCTTTACACGACGCTGCAAAACGCCGGCGTCGATGTGCTAATCGACGACCGCAAGGAACGCGCCGGCGTCAAATTCAAGGATGCTGATCTGATCGGAATCCCCTGGCGCATCGTGGTGGGACGCGACGCCTCCACCGGCACCGTTGAGCTGGTGCGCCGCAGCAACCCCGACGTGCAGAAGCTCCCCCACGCAGAAGCCGTGTCCAGCCTGATCCAGGCTCTGCGCGCTTAAAGTCTTCTGAATCTGAAGGGTTTCATGCTCTCCGCACTGACGCGCCTGCTTCGCCCCCTGAGCCGGGCTGCCGTTGCGCTTGGCCTTGGCTTATGCCTTCTTCTCACAGCCTGCAGTGGGGATGCTGAAGCCCGTCTGAGCGGCAACTACGTGGACGACACGGTGGCTGTGTCCCGCATGTTGAGGTCCGTAATTGACCTGCCCCAGGACGATCCCACCCACGCCGAGGCCGAAGCCGACGCACGGGCCTTGATCAATGACTACATGT
It contains:
- a CDS encoding proline--tRNA ligase, whose protein sequence is MRVSRLLLVTLRDVPAEAEITSHQLLLRAGYIRRVGSGIYAYLPLMWKVLQKITAVVREEMNRSGAQETLLPQLHPAELWQRSGRWQGYTAGEGIMFHLEDRQGRELGLGPTHEEVITNLAGELLRSYRQLPVNLYQIQTKFRDEIRPRFGLMRGREFIMKDAYSFHASEADLRETYGLMDQAYRRIFERCGLEAVPVDADSGAIGGAASQEFMVTADAGEDLILISDDGQYAANQEKAVSIPAAASPLPDGPEELIPTPGLGSIESLCDAKGWDPSQVVKVLLFVATLDDDTLQPLLVSLRGDQELNPTKVLNAVSRILNKGVLDCRPLTPDDSNRQQIDPIPFGSIGPDLSDDVLQGAKTWEPTFLRLADATASELSTFICGANSPDLHRINTSWAAVEQTPTSLDLRNALAGDVCQHNPESRLTEKRGIEVGHIFQLGRKYSEAMESRFTNENGKTEPFWMGCYGIGVSRLAQAAVEQHHDDSGICWPTAIAPFEAIVVVANIQDETQSQLGEALYTTLQNAGVDVLIDDRKERAGVKFKDADLIGIPWRIVVGRDASTGTVELVRRSNPDVQKLPHAEAVSSLIQALRA
- the psb27 gene encoding photosystem II protein Psb27 codes for the protein MLSALTRLLRPLSRAAVALGLGLCLLLTACSGDAEARLSGNYVDDTVAVSRMLRSVIDLPQDDPTHAEAEADARALINDYMSRYRPQPRVNGLSSFTTMQTALNSLAGHYASYANRPLPEALHDRLAKELTKAEKSVVRGS